The Candidatus Angelobacter sp. DNA window GCGATCGCGGCGTGTTTGCCGATGGGCGCGCCCCATTGCACGCGTTCGCCGGCCCATTTCTTCACAATGTCGAGGCAACGTTTTGATAATCCAACGCACGCGGCCGGCAGCGTGAGGCGGCCCGTGTTCAAGGTTGAGAGCGCAACGCGCAGTCCCTTTCCCTCCGCCAGCAAAATGTTTTCGTGCGGGACAACAACGTTTCGAAAACGGATCACCCCGTTGTACAGTGCCTTCAGTCCCATGAACCGGCAGCGATGCACGACTTCCACCCCCGGCCAGTCCATCTCCACGATGAAAGCGGTGATCTGATTCTTTTGCTTCCCATTAACAATCCTTGGCGGCGTCTTCGCCATAACGATGATGACGCCCGCCTTGGTGCCATTCGTGCACCAGAGCTTCTCTCCGTTCAGGACGAAATGTCCGCCGCCGGGTGAAGGTTCGGCATGCGTCTCCATCGTGGCCGGGTCGGAGCCAACGTTGGGTTCGGTCAACGCGAATGCCGAGATTTCACCTCTGGCAAATCGCGGAAGGTATTTGCGTTTCTGCTCCTCGGTTCCAAACAGGATCAGCGGTTGCGGAACGCCGATGGATTGATGCGCTGAAATCAACGCGGTCAGATTTCCGCAATGGCTTCCTAAAAGCATCGCCGCCCGGCAATAGTTCGTCTGGGACAGGCCGAGGCCGCCGTAGGCTGGTGGAATTTTGATGCCAAACGCGCCCATTGCGCCCAGTTCCTCGATAACCCCGGCCGGGATTTCACCCGTACGGTCGATTTCATCGGGGTCAACTTTTTCGCGCAGGAACCTCTCCAGGCGCTGGAGGAACGCATCACCCTGGTCGCGGTCTTCCGGGTTTTGCCTGGGAAAAGGAACAAGCGCGTCGAAATCACACCGGCCCATGAACAGACCGGCGGCAAAACCGACCCGCTCACCGGCGGCGTCCCGCGCAGCCTCGGTCAGTTCCAGGGCCGCTCGCTGGCCAACGGACATTTTCGAGGTATCGATCAGCGGCGCCTGATCCTCGATCGCTGATTTCGCCTCTGGCTTCCGGGCAGGTGCGGAGGGCGTTGTGTTCATCGTCCGGCTCCCTTCTCAGAATAAAATCGCCTTTTTTCGGCCGCAGCGTCTTGCAGCAAGGCGCACGGCGCGAAATGTGCAGATCCTGCTGCGGCGAGGCGTTTCATTTCGTCAACGATTTTTCCGATGCCAACCCGTTCCGCATAACGCAGCGGCCCACCGCGGAATGGAGCGAAGCCTGTTCCCATGATCATCGCAAAGTCCACATCCGCTGGTTGGGCGACGATTTTCTCCTCCAGGCAACGGGCCGCTTCGTTGACCATCAACAGAACCATACGCCTTTGCAGTTCTTCAGGGGCGAAATCTTTCGCCCAATCGCCTTCCTGAAACACGCCAAGCCCGGAGTTGGTCACGGGGGTTTTCGCGTTATAGAGATAGAAGCCCCGTTCGTTCTTGCGCCCGTGCAACCCTGCTTTGAACATCCGGGACAACACACCCGGTGCGTGCATCTGGTTTTTGAATTGTTCCTGGAGCTCGGTTGCCACGTGATGCGCAACGTCCACGCCCACTTCGTCGATCAACCGTAGTGGACCCATGGGCATGCCAAACTCCAGCATCGCCGCGTCAATGTTTTCCACACTTGCGCCCGCTTCGAATAGTTGTCCGGCTTCCATCAAATATGGCATCAGAATCCGATTTACAAGAAACCCCGGACTGTCCTTGACCACCACGGGCAGTTTGCCGATCCGCTGGATGAACCGCAAGGCACGTTGTGCGACTTCCACGCTCGTTTGTTGCGCGATCACCAGCTCAACCAACTGCATTCGGTGCACCGGATT harbors:
- a CDS encoding acyl-CoA dehydrogenase family protein, encoding MNTTPSAPARKPEAKSAIEDQAPLIDTSKMSVGQRAALELTEAARDAAGERVGFAAGLFMGRCDFDALVPFPRQNPEDRDQGDAFLQRLERFLREKVDPDEIDRTGEIPAGVIEELGAMGAFGIKIPPAYGGLGLSQTNYCRAAMLLGSHCGNLTALISAHQSIGVPQPLILFGTEEQKRKYLPRFARGEISAFALTEPNVGSDPATMETHAEPSPGGGHFVLNGEKLWCTNGTKAGVIIVMAKTPPRIVNGKQKNQITAFIVEMDWPGVEVVHRCRFMGLKALYNGVIRFRNVVVPHENILLAEGKGLRVALSTLNTGRLTLPAACVGLSKRCLDIVKKWAGERVQWGAPIGKHAAIADKIARMAANTFAMEAMTLYTASLVDRDKKADIRLEAAMCKMWGSEAAWSIVDDAMQIRGGRGYETADSLKSRGEKPVPVERLFRDSRINTIFEGSSEIMRLFIAREALDPHLKVAGAALNSQLAMAQRMKAALKAGWFYARWYPGQWLPSLRPSRTRFLESSVLEKHLRYAERTGRRLGRALFHAMLRRGPKLEREQVLLGRFVDIGTELFAIAATCARADAINGPDKTVGGPVSLADYFCRSSRLRIERSFRGLRLNTDSQGYRIARDTLEGRHDSLVEGIVGTGSEPD
- a CDS encoding 3-hydroxyacyl-CoA dehydrogenase NAD-binding domain-containing protein, whose amino-acid sequence is NRVGVVGAGVMGAGIAQWLSSRGLQVLLRDVDTERVAKGMTGIARLYGESVKHHSLTRLEARAGLDRIFPAASDASLRNVDLMIEAAVENMDLKKQIFRALGESAGPDTILATNTSALSVSEIAASTRSPERVIGIHFFNPVHRMQLVELVIAQQTSVEVAQRALRFIQRIGKLPVVVKDSPGFLVNRILMPYLMEAGQLFEAGASVENIDAAMLEFGMPMGPLRLIDEVGVDVAHHVATELQEQFKNQMHAPGVLSRMFKAGLHGRKNERGFYLYNAKTPVTNSGLGVFQEGDWAKDFAPEELQRRMVLLMVNEAARCLEEKIVAQPADVDFAMIMGTGFAPFRGGPLRYAERVGIGKIVDEMKRLAAAGSAHFAPCALLQDAAAEKRRFYSEKGAGR